A part of Jiangella alba genomic DNA contains:
- a CDS encoding carbohydrate ABC transporter permease: MAATSTTPAVRPGTPPRRTSRRGVRGLVGLAYATPAALIVVLLFLVPIGMAVWMSVNDWPLIGEPEFNGVDNYRAIADNQLFLDSIWFTVKYTVVVTVLYLVIGLGLALLVQESRPGVGLFRTAFFLPSVVGLASASLLFYALYNNEYGPLDDLLQAIGLSSGNPDFLGTPDNAFASTVVMVTWRFAGFNMLILLTGLQAIPGEVYEASRMDGASWWQTLRHVTLPLLRPSIALVLILTVTGSLLAFEPFYVLTAGGPDNSTVTMVIAMFREAFTLFDLGRSAALAIVLLVVLVALNAVQLLVLRKDKTR, encoded by the coding sequence GTGGCCGCCACCTCCACCACACCGGCCGTCCGGCCCGGGACCCCGCCGCGGCGCACGTCGCGGCGGGGCGTCCGGGGCCTCGTCGGCCTGGCCTACGCCACGCCCGCCGCGCTGATCGTCGTCCTGCTGTTCCTGGTGCCGATCGGCATGGCGGTGTGGATGTCGGTGAACGACTGGCCGCTGATCGGCGAGCCCGAGTTCAACGGCGTCGACAACTACCGGGCCATCGCCGACAACCAGCTGTTCCTCGACTCCATCTGGTTCACCGTCAAGTACACGGTGGTCGTGACCGTCCTGTACCTGGTCATCGGGCTCGGGCTGGCGCTGCTGGTGCAGGAGTCGCGGCCGGGTGTCGGGCTGTTCCGGACGGCGTTCTTCCTGCCCTCCGTGGTGGGGCTGGCGTCGGCGTCGCTGCTGTTCTACGCGCTGTACAACAACGAGTACGGCCCGCTCGACGACCTGCTGCAGGCCATCGGGCTGTCCAGCGGCAACCCCGACTTCCTCGGCACGCCGGACAACGCCTTCGCCTCCACCGTCGTGATGGTGACCTGGCGGTTCGCCGGCTTCAACATGCTGATCCTGCTGACGGGGCTGCAGGCCATCCCGGGTGAGGTGTACGAGGCGTCGCGCATGGACGGCGCGTCGTGGTGGCAGACACTGCGGCACGTGACGCTGCCGCTGCTGCGTCCGTCCATCGCGCTGGTGCTGATCCTGACGGTGACCGGCTCGCTGCTGGCGTTCGAGCCGTTCTACGTGCTCACCGCCGGCGGGCCCGACAACAGCACGGTGACCATGGTCATCGCGATGTTCCGCGAGGCGTTCACCCTGTTCGACCTCGGCCGGTCGGCCGCGCTGGCGATCGTCCTGCTGGTGGTGCTGGTCGCGCTGAACGCCGTCCAGCTGCTGGTGCTGCGGAAGGACAAGACCCGATGA